A region of Paraburkholderia sp. BL23I1N1 DNA encodes the following proteins:
- a CDS encoding LysR family transcriptional regulator, translating to MDALRDLETLVAIVEEGSLTSAARRLGRSLQAVSRSLQVLERAHGSTLIVRTTRTSQPSAAGMRFYERVKGALTELELARTELAEEAHRLTGRLLINAPTLFGPQFVAPLAAEFLQRHPQLELSLDLSDAYRDPAETGADVTIRIGETPDSRLVARRIGTLRRVVFAAPAYLAEHGRPSHPRDLARHDCVVRTGVPDPARWAFTSSDGNEIAVNVGGRFDSNQVAAVNAGVVGGMGIGIAAFWQVQEWVESGRAEVLLADFQLTPLPLHAMWARTRRLPQRTRLLVDFLAVELGTL from the coding sequence ATGGATGCGTTGCGCGATCTGGAAACCCTGGTGGCAATCGTGGAGGAGGGCAGTCTGACGAGCGCCGCGCGCCGGCTTGGCCGATCGTTGCAGGCCGTCAGCCGGTCCCTGCAGGTGCTCGAGCGGGCGCACGGATCGACCTTGATCGTGCGGACCACGCGCACTTCGCAACCGAGCGCCGCCGGCATGCGTTTTTACGAACGCGTCAAAGGCGCGCTGACCGAACTCGAACTGGCGCGCACCGAACTTGCCGAGGAAGCGCACCGGCTCACCGGCCGATTGCTGATCAATGCGCCCACGCTGTTCGGACCGCAATTCGTCGCGCCACTTGCCGCGGAGTTTTTGCAGCGTCATCCGCAACTGGAGTTGTCGCTCGATCTGAGCGACGCGTATCGCGATCCGGCGGAGACCGGTGCGGACGTGACGATCCGCATTGGCGAAACGCCTGATTCACGGTTGGTCGCGCGCCGGATTGGCACGCTTCGGCGGGTGGTGTTCGCGGCGCCAGCCTATCTTGCCGAACACGGCAGACCGTCGCATCCGCGCGATCTGGCGAGACACGATTGTGTCGTTCGAACGGGGGTGCCCGATCCTGCGCGGTGGGCGTTTACGTCGTCCGACGGAAACGAGATTGCGGTGAACGTGGGCGGGCGCTTTGACAGCAATCAGGTGGCCGCGGTGAATGCCGGTGTGGTTGGCGGCATGGGGATCGGAATCGCCGCGTTTTGGCAGGTTCAGGAATGGGTCGAGTCAGGCAGGGCTGAGGTTTTGCTGGCGGATTTTCAGCTCACGCCTTTGCCGTTGCATGCGATGTGGGCGAGGACGCGGCGTTTGCCGCAACGAACACGTCTACTGGTCGATTTCCTGGCTGTCGAACTGGGAACGCTGTAG
- a CDS encoding alpha/beta fold hydrolase, which yields MTSTRTGIRYRSIEIDGLDIFYREAGPRDAPVILLLHGFPSSSRMYETLMPLLAQDYRLIAPDYPGFGHSSAPSPAAFEYTFDHLAEVMARFADALGLTRYTLVMQDYGGPVGFRLALSNPERIEALVVQNAVAHDAGLGPLWQTRKAFWNDRAAHEAALRANLLSFEATRLRHVGRSPNLDRYDPDTWTDEFAFLSQPGQIDIQTELFYDYRTNVERYPLWQRYLEERQPPMLVLWGKYDPSFEVEGAHAYRRNVPGAEVHLLEGGHFVLDEAVDQVAALMVQFLDVRLSQS from the coding sequence ATGACATCCACACGCACTGGAATACGGTATCGCAGCATCGAGATCGACGGCCTCGACATTTTTTATCGCGAGGCAGGACCGCGCGATGCGCCTGTGATTCTGCTGCTGCACGGGTTCCCGTCGTCGTCGCGCATGTACGAGACGTTGATGCCGCTGCTCGCGCAGGATTACCGCCTGATTGCGCCGGATTACCCCGGTTTCGGCCACAGCAGCGCACCCTCGCCCGCTGCATTCGAGTACACGTTCGACCACCTCGCCGAGGTGATGGCGCGTTTCGCCGATGCACTGGGACTGACGCGCTATACGCTGGTCATGCAGGACTACGGTGGTCCGGTGGGGTTTCGACTCGCGCTCTCGAACCCTGAGCGGATTGAAGCGTTGGTGGTGCAAAACGCAGTGGCGCACGATGCGGGTCTCGGTCCGTTATGGCAAACGCGCAAGGCCTTCTGGAACGATCGTGCCGCACATGAAGCGGCATTGCGCGCCAATCTCCTTTCGTTCGAGGCAACGCGGTTACGGCATGTTGGGCGGAGTCCGAATCTCGATCGTTACGACCCGGATACCTGGACTGATGAGTTCGCGTTTTTATCGCAGCCCGGACAGATCGATATTCAGACTGAGCTCTTCTATGACTACCGGACGAATGTCGAGCGGTACCCATTGTGGCAGCGGTATCTGGAAGAACGTCAGCCCCCCATGCTGGTGCTGTGGGGGAAGTACGATCCTTCATTCGAAGTGGAAGGCGCCCACGCGTATCGCCGCAATGTTCCTGGCGCTGAGGTACACCTGCTTGAAGGCGGGCACTTTGTGCTGGATGAAGCCGTCGATCAGGTTGCGGCGTTGATGGTTCAGTTTCTTGATGTGCGGCTGTCCCAAAGCTGA
- a CDS encoding MFS transporter, translating to MDSPSIQCQTAVRAATPPAHSVPTARFAAMVAVAVLPLYASQTLIAPLNASLHLGAWTTLVTALTLFGYAVGLVGLVPLIDRLPNRPLIAATLFAQIACLALAAFAPLASVFLAASFAVGVTSSVVQMLVPAAASLAPPASRGKVVGNVMSGLMLGILLSRPLASVIGGALGWRAFYAADALLLAAVTLAVVPRLPDARPANAPSYAALLASMARLLAHEPVLRRRALYQGLLMAGFNAFWSSVAIVLARAPLGLNSTSIALFALAGGGSVFIAPLAGRAGDRGWSKPATLLAHALAIAAALMAALALSSGVSRAASIAMLAVAAFFIDGGVVADQALGRRAINLLAPESRGRVNGLYTGLFFVGSAVGATVAGPALARWGWPGVCAAALGFFAAAAALHLRDSSRGA from the coding sequence ATGGACTCTCCCTCGATCCAGTGCCAGACCGCAGTCCGCGCGGCTACGCCGCCGGCACACAGCGTTCCGACCGCGCGCTTTGCCGCGATGGTCGCGGTCGCCGTGCTGCCCCTGTATGCGTCACAAACGTTGATCGCCCCGCTCAATGCCTCGCTGCACCTCGGCGCATGGACCACGCTCGTCACCGCATTGACGTTGTTCGGTTATGCGGTCGGCCTCGTCGGACTCGTCCCGCTGATCGACCGCTTGCCCAATCGGCCCTTGATTGCCGCGACATTGTTCGCGCAGATCGCCTGTCTCGCACTCGCCGCGTTCGCGCCGCTGGCATCGGTGTTTCTGGCGGCTTCGTTCGCTGTCGGCGTGACGTCGAGCGTCGTGCAGATGCTGGTGCCCGCGGCGGCATCGCTCGCGCCACCGGCTTCGCGCGGCAAAGTCGTCGGCAACGTGATGAGCGGCTTGATGCTCGGCATTCTGTTATCGCGGCCGCTTGCCAGTGTGATCGGCGGCGCATTGGGCTGGCGCGCGTTTTACGCGGCCGATGCCCTGTTGCTCGCCGCCGTCACGCTCGCCGTGGTGCCGCGTTTGCCGGATGCACGCCCTGCGAACGCGCCGTCGTATGCCGCCTTATTGGCGTCGATGGCGCGGTTGCTGGCGCATGAGCCCGTGCTGCGCCGGCGGGCTCTGTATCAGGGCCTGCTGATGGCCGGCTTCAATGCGTTCTGGAGCAGCGTGGCGATCGTCCTGGCGCGTGCGCCACTCGGTTTGAACAGCACGTCGATCGCCTTGTTCGCGCTGGCCGGCGGCGGCAGCGTGTTCATCGCACCGTTGGCGGGACGGGCCGGCGACAGGGGCTGGTCGAAGCCCGCCACCCTGCTCGCTCATGCGCTCGCCATCGCGGCAGCCCTGATGGCGGCGCTGGCGTTGAGCTCGGGCGTGTCGCGCGCCGCCTCGATCGCGATGCTGGCCGTGGCCGCCTTCTTTATCGACGGCGGCGTGGTTGCCGATCAGGCGCTCGGCCGGCGCGCGATCAATCTGCTTGCGCCCGAATCGCGTGGCCGGGTGAATGGACTCTATACGGGGCTCTTTTTTGTCGGCAGCGCGGTAGGCGCCACGGTTGCCGGGCCGGCGCTCGCGCGTTGGGGTTGGCCGGGCGTATGCGCGGCCGCATTGGGTTTTTTCGCCGCGGCAGCGGCGCTGCATCTGCGCGACAGTTCGCGCGGCGCATGA
- a CDS encoding helix-turn-helix transcriptional regulator, translating into MRSWRVSTPPRSGHIDTSRVTDLVMSISHADPDALAASILKTVGDTLPVSQCTIFAYEFDARPRTVSAADHRGGRFLRDVADRYATHFYALDGNRAIVGRPRAKQPHEALVLHQQQSEEIENEAYRAACYAQPNVSDRLSLLLQPMESVWLSINLYRDRAYGMFQPGELEHVESMAHLFAHAAKGHYALNGQHHQGTAAAMLARVRRACPALTPREIDVLRGTLEGASAAEIAEQMGIKATSVVTYQKRAYARLGIASQRQLFALCLQPERS; encoded by the coding sequence ATGCGTTCCTGGCGCGTATCCACACCGCCCCGCAGCGGGCACATCGACACTTCGCGCGTGACCGACCTCGTCATGTCGATTTCCCATGCCGACCCGGACGCGCTCGCTGCAAGCATTCTGAAAACCGTCGGCGACACGCTGCCTGTTTCGCAGTGCACGATTTTCGCCTACGAATTCGACGCGAGGCCGCGCACGGTCTCCGCTGCCGACCATCGCGGCGGCCGCTTCCTCCGCGATGTCGCCGACCGCTACGCCACGCACTTTTATGCGCTCGACGGCAACCGCGCCATCGTCGGCCGTCCGCGAGCGAAACAGCCGCACGAGGCACTCGTGCTGCACCAGCAGCAAAGCGAAGAAATCGAAAACGAAGCCTATCGCGCCGCCTGCTACGCGCAGCCCAATGTGTCCGACCGGTTATCGTTGCTTCTGCAACCAATGGAAAGCGTCTGGCTGTCGATCAATCTGTATCGTGATCGCGCCTACGGCATGTTTCAGCCGGGTGAACTGGAGCATGTGGAAAGCATGGCGCATCTGTTCGCGCATGCGGCGAAGGGCCATTACGCACTCAACGGACAGCATCACCAAGGAACGGCTGCCGCGATGCTGGCACGCGTCAGACGCGCCTGCCCGGCGCTGACGCCGCGCGAGATCGACGTGCTGCGCGGCACGCTCGAAGGCGCAAGCGCCGCGGAGATCGCCGAGCAAATGGGCATTAAAGCCACCAGCGTCGTGACGTATCAGAAGCGCGCTTATGCGCGGCTGGGTATCGCGAGCCAGCGCCAGTTGTTCGCGCTA